A region of the Variovorax sp. 54 genome:
TGGAGCCCATGGGCATCACGCCCTACAAGCTGGCTCAGGCGATCCATGTCCCGCTGACTCGCATTACCGCCATCATTGCCGGTGAACGCGGCATCACCGCGGATACCGGTCTTCGTCTGTCGCGGGCATTCGGTCTGAGCGATGAGTTCTGGATGAACCTGCAACGCGACTACGACGCTGCGACGACGCGGGACGCGTTACGCGATGAACTGAATGACGTCGAGCCGCTGACCTATCGAGTCATCGTCGCGAATGCGGAGGGTTCCAGCGCGAAGCAAGTCGACGCAGCGCAGAAGCGATTCATCATCGTGCTCTCGAACAAGCTTGGCGGAACACAAAAGGTGCCCGAGTTCTTCGCTTCCTGGTCGAAGTGCTTGCACGCGGGAAGGAAGGCGCTGACCGACACCGAACGCAAGCAGGTTCA
Encoded here:
- a CDS encoding HigA family addiction module antitoxin, whose translation is MPRQVQYPHPGEILAQEFLEPMGITPYKLAQAIHVPLTRITAIIAGERGITADTGLRLSRAFGLSDEFWMNLQRDYDAATTRDALRDELNDVEPLTYRVIVANAEGSSAKQVDAAQKRFIIVLSNKLGGTQKVPEFFASWSKCLHAGRKALTDTERKQVQAWNAATEDAKAAAVELLGKVSNPSFLVTLREAAAKH